Proteins co-encoded in one Kocuria flava genomic window:
- a CDS encoding electron transfer flavoprotein subunit alpha/FixB family protein, which translates to MTTTLVVLGGTQRLRRADRELLVLAGGLGGTHAVVPGAPGQELLDALAAHGTAAVHVPAGEPDDRLTTPLTALTEAAARACAADAVLLSATPEATDVAARLGVRLEAGVVTDVVALDAQLTATKQVLAGGWTTRCRARGGVLVATVRPHAVELPDPAPPAGEPAGRPALRRHELTDGAPAARIVGRDPLPPTGRPSPAEARVVVAGGRGTGGDFGPLEELADVLGAAIGASRAAVDAGWIGPEAQIGQTGLTVSPQLYVSCGISGALQQRAGMQTAKVVVAVNKDPQAPVFEIADLGVVGDLRTVLPQAAAHLRRLRS; encoded by the coding sequence ATGACCACGACCCTCGTGGTGCTCGGCGGCACGCAGCGGCTGCGCCGGGCCGACCGGGAGCTGCTCGTGCTCGCCGGCGGCCTCGGCGGGACCCACGCCGTCGTCCCCGGCGCGCCGGGACAGGAGCTGCTGGACGCGCTGGCCGCGCACGGCACGGCCGCCGTCCACGTCCCCGCCGGGGAGCCGGACGACCGGCTCACCACCCCGCTCACCGCCCTGACCGAGGCCGCCGCCCGCGCGTGCGCCGCGGACGCGGTGCTGCTGAGCGCGACCCCCGAGGCCACGGACGTCGCCGCCCGCCTGGGCGTGCGGCTGGAGGCCGGGGTCGTGACGGACGTCGTGGCCCTCGACGCGCAGCTCACGGCCACGAAGCAGGTGCTCGCCGGCGGCTGGACCACCCGGTGCCGGGCCCGCGGCGGCGTGCTCGTGGCGACCGTGCGGCCCCACGCGGTCGAGCTGCCCGACCCCGCCCCGCCGGCGGGGGAGCCCGCGGGCCGGCCCGCGCTCCGCCGGCACGAGCTCACCGACGGGGCCCCCGCCGCCCGGATCGTCGGCCGCGACCCCCTGCCCCCCACCGGGCGGCCCTCCCCGGCGGAGGCCCGGGTGGTCGTGGCCGGCGGGCGGGGCACGGGCGGGGACTTCGGCCCCCTGGAGGAGCTCGCCGACGTCCTGGGCGCGGCGATCGGCGCCTCCCGGGCCGCCGTGGACGCCGGCTGGATCGGCCCCGAGGCGCAGATCGGGCAGACCGGTCTCACCGTCTCCCCGCAGCTCTACGTCTCGTGCGGGATCTCCGGGGCGCTCCAGCAGCGGGCCGGGATGCAGACCGCGAAGGTGGTCGTCGCCGTGAACAAGGACCCCCAGGCGCCCGTGTTCGAGATCGCCGACCTCGGCGTGGTGGGCGACCTGCGGACGGTGCTGCCCCAGGCCGCCGCCCACCTGCGGCGGCTGCGCTCCTAG
- a CDS encoding HpcH/HpaI aldolase/citrate lyase family protein translates to MTDATALGPALLFCPADRPDRYAKAAARADTVVLDLEDAVAGPDRPAARAALVATPLDPARTVVRISAEDTEDFAHDLVALRHTAYTTVMLPKAASAERLAVAAELGLERVVALCETAEGVVNAAEIARAPNVVALMWGAEDLVASLGGSSSRHRDGTYRDVARHARSAVLLAAGAAGKPAIDAVHLALDDLDGLRAEARDAAASGFAATACVHPGQVATVREAYRPGPEELAAARELLEAARGAAGVFAFRGRMVDEPLLRHAERLLRRAGERPPPRSPHHPPPPGGAP, encoded by the coding sequence GTGACCGACGCGACCGCCCTCGGCCCGGCCCTGCTGTTCTGCCCGGCCGACCGCCCCGACCGCTACGCCAAGGCCGCCGCGCGCGCCGACACCGTGGTCCTCGACCTCGAGGACGCCGTGGCCGGACCGGACCGGCCCGCCGCCCGCGCGGCCCTCGTGGCCACCCCGCTGGACCCCGCCCGCACGGTCGTGCGGATCAGCGCCGAGGACACCGAGGACTTCGCCCACGACCTCGTGGCCCTGCGGCACACCGCCTACACCACCGTGATGCTGCCCAAGGCCGCCTCCGCCGAACGGCTGGCCGTCGCCGCCGAGCTGGGCCTGGAGCGGGTGGTCGCCCTGTGCGAGACCGCCGAGGGGGTCGTCAACGCCGCGGAGATCGCCCGCGCCCCCAACGTCGTCGCCCTCATGTGGGGCGCGGAGGACCTCGTGGCCTCCCTCGGCGGCAGCTCCTCCCGGCACCGCGACGGCACCTACCGGGACGTCGCCCGGCACGCCCGCTCCGCCGTGCTGCTGGCCGCCGGCGCGGCCGGCAAGCCCGCGATCGACGCCGTGCACCTGGCCCTCGACGACCTCGACGGGCTGCGCGCGGAGGCCCGCGACGCCGCGGCCTCCGGCTTCGCCGCCACCGCCTGCGTCCACCCCGGGCAGGTGGCCACGGTCCGGGAGGCCTACCGCCCCGGCCCGGAGGAGCTCGCCGCCGCCCGGGAGCTGCTCGAGGCCGCCCGCGGCGCGGCCGGGGTCTTCGCCTTCCGCGGGCGGATGGTCGACGAGCCCCTGCTGCGCCACGCCGAGCGCCTGCTGCGCCGGGCCGGCGAGCGGCCCCCGCCCCGTTCCCCGCACCACCCGCCACCGCCCGGAGGAGCACCGTGA
- a CDS encoding electron transfer flavoprotein subunit beta/FixA family protein, producing MNRPLTIVVPVKHVPDAAQERVLAGDPPRLQRGTGILCELDEYALEAALQLVEARGGTAAGHRVLALTMGPAPAADALKRALQLGADAAVHVLDDALAGSDAWATALVLAAAVRRTAEEEGRPVDLVLTGMASTDGETSLVPGQLAERLGLAHVGFATALSLDDDAAALTAVHATATESLRVEAPLPALVAVTDRSSTPRYPSFKAILAAKKKPVRTWSAADLGLGPEQVGTVGSRTEVLGAEARPPRTAGRVIHDDGEGGIRLAEFLLAERLV from the coding sequence GTGAACCGGCCCCTGACGATCGTCGTCCCCGTCAAGCACGTCCCCGACGCCGCGCAGGAGCGCGTCCTCGCCGGCGACCCGCCCCGCCTGCAGCGCGGGACCGGGATCCTCTGCGAGCTCGACGAGTACGCCCTCGAGGCCGCCCTGCAGCTCGTCGAGGCCCGCGGCGGGACCGCCGCCGGCCACCGCGTGCTCGCCCTGACCATGGGCCCGGCCCCCGCCGCGGACGCGCTCAAGCGCGCCCTGCAGCTGGGCGCCGACGCCGCCGTCCACGTGCTCGACGACGCGCTCGCCGGCTCCGACGCCTGGGCCACGGCCCTCGTCCTGGCCGCCGCCGTGCGCCGGACCGCCGAGGAGGAGGGCCGGCCCGTGGACCTCGTGCTCACCGGCATGGCCTCGACCGACGGCGAGACCTCGCTCGTGCCCGGCCAGCTCGCCGAGCGGCTCGGCCTCGCCCACGTCGGCTTCGCCACCGCGCTGTCCCTCGACGACGACGCCGCCGCGCTCACGGCCGTGCACGCGACCGCGACCGAGTCCCTGCGGGTCGAGGCGCCGCTGCCCGCCCTCGTCGCCGTGACCGACCGGAGCAGCACCCCCCGCTACCCGAGCTTCAAGGCGATCCTGGCGGCGAAGAAGAAGCCCGTGCGCACCTGGTCCGCCGCGGACCTCGGTCTGGGCCCGGAACAGGTGGGCACCGTCGGCTCGCGCACGGAGGTCCTCGGCGCCGAGGCCCGGCCCCCGCGCACCGCGGGGCGGGTGATCCACGACGACGGCGAGGGCGGGATCCGCCTGGCGGAGTTCCTGCTCGCCGAGAGACTCGTCTGA
- a CDS encoding MaoC family dehydratase, translating to MGEQRRVVRQRGLWFEEFEIGTVYEHAPGRTLTEADNVLFTTMTMNTQSLHLDAAWAARQPFGQRLVNSMLTLSTLVGASVAQLTQGTIVANLGLEEVRFPAPLHHGDTLYSSSEVLAARPSASRPGQGIVRLRHTGRDQDGTVVAECTRSVLVWTRAAAPP from the coding sequence ATGGGCGAGCAGCGCAGGGTGGTCCGGCAGCGGGGCCTGTGGTTCGAGGAGTTCGAGATCGGCACCGTCTACGAGCACGCCCCGGGCCGGACCCTGACCGAGGCGGACAACGTCCTGTTCACGACCATGACCATGAACACCCAGTCCCTGCACCTGGACGCCGCCTGGGCCGCCCGCCAGCCCTTCGGGCAGCGGCTGGTGAACTCCATGCTCACCCTCTCCACCCTGGTGGGGGCCTCCGTGGCGCAGCTGACCCAGGGCACCATCGTGGCCAACCTCGGCCTCGAGGAGGTGCGCTTCCCCGCCCCGCTGCACCACGGCGACACCCTCTACTCCTCCTCCGAGGTCCTCGCCGCGCGCCCGTCCGCCTCCCGGCCCGGGCAGGGGATCGTCCGCCTGCGCCACACCGGGCGCGACCAGGACGGCACGGTGGTCGCCGAGTGCACCCGGTCGGTGCTCGTGTGGACCCGCGCCGCCGCCCCGCCGTGA
- a CDS encoding MarR family winged helix-turn-helix transcriptional regulator: MNSEPTRSSSGYWYGGAEERRAAVRVLEALRDYRSAESAMRRRTRTSMGMGETDLLALRHLLEAQRAGRLVRPGELAQRLGISSASVTTLLDRLTRSGHLRREPHPTDRRALVVRATEGSDDEVRASLDAMHARLLDAALGLDAQQAETVIGFLHAARDAVDTVDGQD; encoded by the coding sequence GTGAACTCTGAGCCAACGCGGAGCTCCTCCGGATACTGGTACGGCGGCGCGGAGGAGCGGCGCGCCGCGGTGCGCGTGCTGGAGGCCTTGCGCGACTACCGCAGCGCGGAGTCGGCCATGCGCCGGCGCACCCGGACCTCGATGGGCATGGGCGAGACCGACCTCCTGGCCCTGCGCCACCTGCTGGAGGCCCAGCGCGCCGGCCGGCTCGTGCGCCCGGGGGAGCTCGCCCAGCGGCTGGGCATCTCCTCCGCCTCGGTCACGACCCTGCTGGACCGGCTCACCCGCAGCGGGCACCTGCGCCGGGAGCCGCACCCCACCGACCGGCGGGCCCTCGTCGTGCGCGCCACGGAGGGCTCCGACGACGAGGTCCGCGCGAGCCTCGACGCCATGCACGCCCGGCTGCTCGACGCCGCGCTGGGGCTGGACGCGCAGCAGGCCGAGACGGTGATCGGCTTCCTGCACGCGGCCCGGGACGCGGTGGACACCGTCGACGGCCAGGACTAG
- a CDS encoding acyl-CoA dehydrogenase family protein: MNVELDEEHQDLSDTVRAFADEVIAPVSARHDAAHEFPYDIVAQMGEMGLFGLPFPEEHGGMGGDLLALCLALEQIARVDQSVAITLEAAVSLGAMPIHRFGTEEQKQRWLPDLVAGRALAGFGLTEPGAGSDAGGTRTTARREDGQWVLDGAKEFITNSGTEITSLVTVTAVTGTGTDAGGRERKEISTIVVPAGTPGFEVGAAYDKVGWNASDTHPLSFQDARVPEGNLLGEEGRGYANFLSILDEGRIAIAALATGAAQGCVEESVRYAQERRTFGRPIGEHQAVAFRIARMQARAHTARLAYYDAASRLLAGRPFKTQAAIAKLVAGEAAMDNARDATQVFGGYGFVNESRVARHYRDSKILEVGEGTTEVQLMLVARELGL; this comes from the coding sequence GTGAACGTCGAGCTCGACGAGGAGCACCAGGACCTCTCCGACACCGTCCGCGCGTTCGCCGACGAGGTGATCGCCCCGGTCTCCGCGCGCCACGACGCGGCCCACGAGTTCCCCTACGACATCGTGGCGCAGATGGGGGAGATGGGCCTGTTCGGCCTGCCCTTCCCCGAGGAGCACGGCGGGATGGGCGGGGACCTGCTCGCCCTGTGCCTGGCCCTGGAGCAGATCGCCCGCGTGGACCAGTCCGTGGCCATCACCCTCGAGGCCGCCGTCTCCCTCGGCGCGATGCCGATCCACCGCTTCGGCACCGAGGAGCAGAAGCAGCGCTGGCTGCCCGACCTCGTGGCCGGGCGCGCCCTGGCGGGCTTCGGGCTCACCGAGCCCGGGGCCGGTTCCGACGCCGGCGGCACCCGCACCACGGCGCGGCGGGAGGACGGGCAGTGGGTGCTCGACGGCGCCAAGGAGTTCATCACCAACTCCGGCACGGAGATCACCAGCCTGGTCACCGTCACCGCCGTGACCGGCACCGGCACGGACGCCGGCGGGCGGGAGCGCAAGGAGATCTCCACGATCGTCGTCCCCGCCGGCACCCCGGGCTTCGAGGTCGGGGCGGCCTACGACAAGGTCGGCTGGAACGCCTCCGACACCCACCCGCTGTCCTTCCAGGACGCCCGCGTGCCCGAGGGCAACCTGCTGGGGGAGGAGGGCCGCGGCTACGCCAACTTCCTGTCGATCCTCGACGAGGGCCGCATCGCCATCGCGGCCCTGGCCACCGGCGCCGCCCAGGGCTGCGTCGAGGAGTCGGTGCGCTACGCGCAGGAGCGCCGCACCTTCGGCCGGCCGATCGGGGAGCACCAGGCGGTCGCCTTCAGGATCGCCCGCATGCAGGCCCGCGCGCACACCGCCCGGCTGGCCTACTACGACGCCGCGTCCCGGCTGCTGGCCGGACGGCCGTTCAAGACCCAGGCCGCGATCGCCAAGCTCGTGGCCGGGGAGGCCGCGATGGACAACGCCCGGGACGCCACCCAGGTCTTCGGCGGCTACGGGTTCGTCAACGAGTCCCGGGTGGCCCGCCACTACCGCGACTCGAAGATCCTCGAGGTCGGCGAGGGCACCACCGAGGTGCAGCTGATGCTCGTCGCCCGCGAGCTGGGACTGTGA